AGAATTTATTAGATTTTCACACAACAAAATTTGCTTTCGCAAATTGTTATTTCACGGGGGGACTTCTTAATAATGGCTCCCATCTCATTGATCTTAATTCCTACTTATTTGGACCAATAGAGAAAATCACTTCTATTCAACCTTCTTCCAGCATGCAAGGTAGTAGTCATTTTATATGTCAACATAAATCAGCAAGCATCTCTTATTGTGAACTCAAGCAAGAGCATTATTCTCACTTCACACTTGAAATACATTCTGATTTAGGCATGATTTATTATGGCTCCGAAGGTCATGATGTCAGTCATTATATCCCTATAGTCGACTCTTTGTATCCTAAATATTATGTACTTAGCCCTACAAAGACCGAAATTCCTAATCAAATGACATCTGTATTACTTCTTGTTTATGATGATATATATAAAAGTTTTTGTAACCGTTACTATGAATCCCCTCTCTGTACTGGTAAAGAGGCTTTTGCAACCCTCAAGGCTGTTAAAATAATTCAAAGTAAAATTTCTTCAATTCGTGAATAATTCTTCAGAACTTGCTATTAATGGCGGATCACCAATTATAACTCCCTCGCATAGTTTTTTGCCTTATAATACTATTGGGCATGAAGAGAAATGTGCAGTAAATGATGTCTTGAAAAGTGGAAATCTTTCAGGGTTTGTTGCATCGTCGGGCAAACAATTTTTCGGAGGTCCCCAGGTTCAACTTTTTGAGAACGATCTTCGAACCTTTTTTAATGTTAAACATGCAATTACAGTCAATTCTTGGACCTCTGGCCTAATTGTCATGCTCGGAGCTCTTGGTCTTGAGCCTGGTGACGAAGTTATCACTACACCTTGGACCATGTGTGCTACTGCTACAGCAATACTGCACTGGAATGCAATCCCTATATTTGCAGATATTAATTCTAAAACATTTTTGCTGGATCTAGATCTAGTAGAGTCTTTAATTAGTACTCGTACTAAGGCAATTTTAGCTGTTGATATATTCGGTCAATCTTGCGATATGGATAAATTGAAGTATTTACAGGATAAATATAATGTTTTTATTGTTTCTGACTCTGCACAAGCACCATATGCTCAGCAAAATCAAAGATTTGCTGGCACTCTTGGTGATTGTGGTGGTTTCAGTTTTAATTATCATAAGCATATCCATACCGGTGAAGGGGGTGCAATAGTAACTAATAATTCAGAGATTGCTCTTAGATGTCAGCTTATTCGCAACCATGCTGAAGCTGCTGTTGAATCGATGAATATACACAATCTCTCTAATATGATTGGCTACAATTTTAGACTTGGTGAGATGGAGTCTGCCATTGGCATTCAGCAACTTAAGAAATTACCTTCCCTTGTTAAAAATCGTCAATTAATAGCCTCACGATTAATAGATGGTCTTCGTAATTTAAAGGGTTTGATCCTACCAGAACTTCTTGATTCTAATACGCATGTCTTTTATATATTACCGCTCTCTCTTGAATTATCGATGTTGTCCTGTACTAGATCCGATTTGGTTGAGGCTTTGAGGTTTGAGGGTGTTCCAGGGCTGGAAGAAGGCTACTGTAATATTCATCTCTTACCTTTATTTCAGCAACGAATCGCTTATGGCTCTAAAGGATTTCCTTGGTCTTCACCTGATATCTGTTCCCATGTTCCAAATTATGAGAAAGGTTTATGTCCTGTTGCAGAATACCTTCATGATTCAAGCTTTTTCATGATTGAGCTTTGTCTCTATTCTTTTACAGATTATGATGTAGATTTAATTATAGAAGCTTTTCATAAGGTTTGGTCTAATTTGACATAACCGTATCGATTATCTGCTTCTCTAAGTTTTTATTTTAACTGTGGCCTTCATTCCATCCTCACTAAATCTAAAATTAACTTCGAACAGGGTATGTATAACCCCTTTTCGTTTATATAATATCAATCTAAAATATCTTTCTTGGCTGAATGATCCCAAGCTCATGTGTTATAGCAATCAGCAATTCACAACTCATAACATTTTTACTACACTTAAATATTTCTTTCGAATGCGCATGGAACGAAATCTCTTCTTGTCTATATATGACATAGATTCTACGACAATGATTGGTACTGCTACTATTTATTTTGATTTTAATCATCGTATTTCCGATATTGGTATTCTTATTGGTCATAGTAGATTCCTCGCTCGGGGTTACGGGACTGAAGCTTGGAATCTGCTAATCCAATATCTACTCTCTGATTCTTTCACTAGAAAGATTACTGCTGGTTGTGTTGAGTCTAATCTTGCTATGGTTCGAATTATTGAACAATCTGGCCTTTTGTTTGAGGCTAGACGTCATGAT
The DNA window shown above is from Synechococcus sp. CC9902 and carries:
- a CDS encoding GNAT family N-acetyltransferase, which encodes MAFIPSSLNLKLTSNRVCITPFRLYNINLKYLSWLNDPKLMCYSNQQFTTHNIFTTLKYFFRMRMERNLFLSIYDIDSTTMIGTATIYFDFNHRISDIGILIGHSRFLARGYGTEAWNLLIQYLLSDSFTRKITAGCVESNLAMVRIIEQSGLLFEARRHDHFLISNKPASICYYGLLTHQSHLH
- a CDS encoding Gfo/Idh/MocA family protein is translated as MSRKIGIVVIGLGSIGMSYDYDNHSKHIILSHSKAIFNSSSFELLGGVDPSELLRNKFEAAYGSRAFACTEDLLNSMHPDVVTIATPSNVRSEIFKIIVNIKSVKIILCEKPISLSLEEGQEILDICHSHNILLFINYMRRADPAIFSIKNLLDFHTTKFAFANCYFTGGLLNNGSHLIDLNSYLFGPIEKITSIQPSSSMQGSSHFICQHKSASISYCELKQEHYSHFTLEIHSDLGMIYYGSEGHDVSHYIPIVDSLYPKYYVLSPTKTEIPNQMTSVLLLVYDDIYKSFCNRYYESPLCTGKEAFATLKAVKIIQSKISSIRE
- a CDS encoding DegT/DnrJ/EryC1/StrS family aminotransferase codes for the protein MNNSSELAINGGSPIITPSHSFLPYNTIGHEEKCAVNDVLKSGNLSGFVASSGKQFFGGPQVQLFENDLRTFFNVKHAITVNSWTSGLIVMLGALGLEPGDEVITTPWTMCATATAILHWNAIPIFADINSKTFLLDLDLVESLISTRTKAILAVDIFGQSCDMDKLKYLQDKYNVFIVSDSAQAPYAQQNQRFAGTLGDCGGFSFNYHKHIHTGEGGAIVTNNSEIALRCQLIRNHAEAAVESMNIHNLSNMIGYNFRLGEMESAIGIQQLKKLPSLVKNRQLIASRLIDGLRNLKGLILPELLDSNTHVFYILPLSLELSMLSCTRSDLVEALRFEGVPGLEEGYCNIHLLPLFQQRIAYGSKGFPWSSPDICSHVPNYEKGLCPVAEYLHDSSFFMIELCLYSFTDYDVDLIIEAFHKVWSNLT